The Peribacillus sp. FSL P2-0133 genome has a segment encoding these proteins:
- a CDS encoding MFS transporter, which yields MKNPFIKMATGLYISYFILGMINIIIGSNMENLSNQLNTSASGISYLVSAIGIGKLVSLFFAGRLSDKLGRKPFVVSASFIYLIFLIGIPLAPNYTLAFIFAVCAGIANSFLDAGTYPALIEAFQKKAGSATVLIKAFVSVGAALLPFIMAFFIARDMFYGYTFFLMAAVYLVNGFFLLKVSFPDHKAQSQTQDDAQAVPLQHQFLSKPKFGQEGVAVILLGFTSTALFMLVQVWLPNFGQDVLGLTQAKAVQLLSYYSIGSLVSVILLAVLLNKVIKPITVMIIYPIIAALSLLSLIYIQQPFITVLSAFFIGLSTAGVFQLAMTIITEFFPANKGTITSYVNIAASSAFIIIPFVTGIISKSAGLTAVFLFDVAIAVVSILLAVFVAYRYKKVIKISN from the coding sequence ATGAAAAATCCATTTATAAAAATGGCCACAGGTTTATATATTAGCTATTTTATTTTAGGCATGATCAATATTATCATCGGGTCAAATATGGAGAATTTGTCCAATCAATTAAATACAAGTGCCTCAGGGATAAGTTACTTGGTTTCTGCTATAGGAATCGGTAAGTTAGTTTCCTTGTTTTTCGCCGGTAGACTGTCGGATAAATTAGGAAGGAAACCATTTGTTGTTTCAGCATCTTTTATCTACCTAATCTTCCTCATAGGTATACCTTTGGCTCCTAACTATACATTGGCATTTATATTTGCTGTATGTGCTGGTATTGCAAACTCATTTTTGGATGCTGGTACCTATCCAGCACTTATTGAGGCTTTTCAAAAGAAAGCTGGTTCCGCAACCGTATTAATAAAAGCGTTCGTTTCAGTCGGTGCCGCACTTCTTCCATTTATCATGGCGTTCTTTATAGCTAGAGATATGTTTTACGGGTATACATTCTTCTTAATGGCTGCTGTTTATCTTGTTAATGGATTTTTCCTGCTTAAGGTTTCATTTCCGGATCATAAAGCTCAAAGCCAGACTCAAGATGATGCACAAGCTGTGCCGCTTCAACACCAATTCCTCTCAAAACCGAAGTTTGGCCAGGAGGGGGTGGCCGTCATACTATTGGGCTTCACATCAACTGCTTTATTCATGCTGGTTCAAGTCTGGCTCCCGAACTTTGGACAAGATGTATTGGGGCTAACCCAGGCTAAGGCTGTTCAATTGCTTAGTTACTATAGCATTGGCTCCCTTGTTTCTGTCATTTTACTAGCAGTTCTATTGAATAAAGTAATTAAGCCCATTACCGTCATGATTATCTATCCGATCATTGCAGCATTATCTTTATTGTCACTCATTTATATCCAACAACCATTTATAACTGTTTTGAGCGCTTTCTTCATTGGGCTTTCAACTGCAGGGGTGTTCCAATTGGCCATGACAATAATAACAGAGTTCTTCCCTGCCAATAAAGGGACGATTACTTCATATGTAAACATTGCAGCTAGTTCAGCATTTATCATCATACCTTTCGTTACAGGTATCATTTCTAAGAGTGCTGGTTTAACTGCGGTCTTCTTGTTTGATGTGGCAATTGCGGTAGTTAGTATTTTATTGGCAGTATTCGTTGCCTATCGATACAAAAAGGTAATTAAGATTTCCAATTAA
- a CDS encoding MFS transporter, translated as MKNQYYKAASGMYINYFLLGMVNIILASNMTSLTKQWDTDSTGISYLIAAIGIGRLLTYGLSGVLSDKFGRKPLVIVSSVIMGVFLIGIPFSPTYEMAFVFALLAGISNSAMDAGTYPALTEMFPESAGSASVMVKAFGSLGATILPFLILFLTRNQLFYGFAFLLPAVIYFMNMIFMLSTSFPKSKSDAVSHEEGLHMNRFITEPKFWSEGVALIIIGFTSTALFTVSQIWLPSFGQEVAGMPSSGAIKLLSYYSVGSLISVLLLSILLNKWIKPVTVILLYPMITLLTVFIILTIHSPIVLSISSFFLGASTAGIFQLTIAIMTELFWRKKGTVTGIVATASSLASVILPIATGLIAKSGDISHIFLFDCFIATIGILAAAFVYYRYKKLTQHQTIFNHG; from the coding sequence ATGAAAAATCAGTATTATAAAGCGGCATCTGGCATGTATATTAACTATTTTCTGCTGGGGATGGTTAATATAATTCTCGCCTCAAACATGACCTCTTTAACAAAACAATGGGATACGGACTCTACTGGCATCAGTTATCTTATTGCAGCAATAGGAATAGGCAGATTACTCACGTATGGTCTCTCGGGAGTATTATCGGATAAATTTGGAAGAAAGCCATTGGTTATTGTCTCTTCGGTAATAATGGGAGTTTTTTTAATTGGGATTCCATTTTCCCCCACATACGAAATGGCCTTTGTATTTGCTTTACTTGCGGGAATTTCCAACTCAGCCATGGATGCTGGTACATATCCGGCGCTAACTGAAATGTTTCCTGAATCTGCTGGTTCCGCCAGTGTTATGGTCAAGGCTTTTGGTTCACTTGGTGCAACAATTCTACCATTCCTCATCTTGTTTCTTACTAGGAACCAATTATTTTACGGGTTTGCATTTTTATTACCAGCTGTCATCTATTTCATGAATATGATCTTTATGTTGTCCACTTCATTTCCAAAAAGCAAATCCGATGCTGTCAGTCATGAGGAGGGTTTGCATATGAACAGGTTCATAACTGAACCTAAATTTTGGAGCGAAGGAGTCGCACTAATCATAATTGGGTTTACATCAACTGCGTTATTTACAGTTTCGCAAATCTGGTTACCGAGTTTCGGCCAGGAAGTTGCAGGGATGCCATCTTCAGGTGCAATTAAATTATTGAGCTATTATAGTGTTGGATCACTGATTTCCGTCCTGCTATTATCCATCTTATTAAACAAATGGATTAAGCCTGTGACGGTGATATTGCTTTATCCAATGATTACTTTACTTACGGTATTCATCATATTAACGATACATTCACCTATTGTCTTAAGTATTAGCTCCTTTTTCCTTGGAGCATCGACAGCTGGAATATTTCAATTAACCATTGCAATAATGACTGAACTTTTCTGGAGGAAAAAAGGAACTGTAACAGGTATCGTTGCGACGGCATCCAGTTTGGCGAGCGTCATTTTACCAATTGCAACGGGCTTGATCGCTAAGAGTGGGGATATATCGCATATATTTCTTTTCGATTGCTTTATTGCAACTATAGGAATCCTAGCTGCAGCTTTTGTTTATTACCGGTATAAAAAATTGACACAGCACCAGACCATATTTAACCACGGCTAA
- a CDS encoding NETI motif-containing protein, translated as MSKKSKEKFEVIEGETIDACLDRIKDAGYFPVRRTEEPIFAERIENGKVQYVPVDRKIVFEAKLIE; from the coding sequence GTGAGTAAAAAGAGTAAGGAAAAGTTTGAAGTCATCGAGGGCGAGACGATTGATGCATGTTTAGATCGAATTAAAGATGCAGGATACTTTCCTGTAAGGCGGACGGAGGAGCCTATCTTTGCCGAGAGAATTGAGAATGGCAAAGTCCAATATGTGCCAGTTGATCGAAAAATTGTATTCGAAGCAAAATTAATTGAGTAA
- a CDS encoding LacI family DNA-binding transcriptional regulator, with amino-acid sequence MKQSKKGRVTLQEVAKHAGVSTSTASLIVRNNPRISEATRKKVLKSMHELGYVYDRIAANLRSQSSDTVGIIITDISNTFFSEFLIGVHDALDEVGYTVLLGTTFDSVAKQDHLLSTMMEHRVGGLILCPVSESSQDTIERLNEIDTPMVLAVRELPGVNSDYVGIDYPEGARIAVEHLLGKGHKRIALLGGIKESSTWIERMEGYREALSRAGLEVDESLVIDSAPTREGGLEAVLKVLENPNPPTAIFCFSDLIAFGVMQGLMMKGYTPGKDIDIVGFDNVPVAEIYHPPLTTISSFPRRIGKEAANLLYQQMEKIEREQQRIILNPELIIRESS; translated from the coding sequence ATGAAACAATCCAAAAAAGGGCGGGTCACGCTGCAAGAGGTAGCGAAACATGCTGGGGTATCTACATCCACTGCTTCCCTTATCGTTCGTAATAACCCCCGAATATCGGAAGCGACGCGAAAAAAGGTATTAAAATCCATGCATGAATTAGGCTATGTTTACGATAGAATTGCAGCAAACCTAAGGTCGCAGAGTTCCGATACTGTAGGAATCATTATTACCGATATATCAAATACCTTTTTTTCTGAATTCCTGATAGGCGTTCACGATGCATTGGATGAGGTCGGGTATACAGTGTTGCTGGGGACTACATTCGACTCGGTTGCCAAGCAAGACCATCTCCTTTCGACCATGATGGAACATAGGGTGGGAGGCCTGATTCTTTGTCCTGTCTCTGAAAGCTCACAAGATACAATTGAACGGTTAAATGAAATTGACACGCCGATGGTCCTTGCTGTTAGGGAACTACCTGGAGTGAATAGCGACTATGTAGGCATAGACTATCCAGAAGGAGCCAGGATTGCTGTTGAGCATCTCCTTGGAAAGGGGCATAAAAGAATTGCGCTCCTTGGTGGCATCAAGGAATCTTCTACTTGGATCGAGAGAATGGAGGGATACCGTGAAGCTCTTTCAAGAGCGGGATTGGAAGTGGATGAATCGTTGGTGATTGATAGTGCCCCTACACGGGAAGGGGGGCTGGAGGCTGTATTGAAAGTACTTGAGAATCCTAATCCGCCTACGGCGATTTTTTGCTTTAGTGACTTAATTGCCTTCGGTGTTATGCAAGGATTAATGATGAAAGGATATACACCTGGAAAAGATATAGATATCGTAGGGTTCGATAACGTTCCAGTCGCAGAAATCTATCATCCTCCGCTAACGACCATTTCCTCATTCCCTAGACGCATTGGAAAAGAGGCAGCGAATCTTCTGTATCAACAAATGGAGAAAATTGAACGTGAACAACAGCGAATCATATTGAATCCAGAACTGATTATTAGAGAGTCTTCCTAA
- the aroD gene encoding type I 3-dehydroquinate dehydratase — MKTITIKDVTIGEGVPKIIVPLMGTTEEELLKEVETVNALQPHIIEWRVDVYEQVESLEAVSDMISKLRSAVPNTLLLFTFRSHKEGGNKEISDEYYFKLLHAAIGTKNIDLVDVELFFEESSVKETVKVAEENGVYVVMCNHDFDKTPAKEEIIYRLRKMQEFGAHIPKIAVMPQTVGDLLVLLDATYTMKTKYADRPFITMSMSGTGLVSRLSGAVFGSACTFGAGKEASAPGQIPVTQLRDVLEIIDQNI, encoded by the coding sequence ATGAAAACAATCACGATTAAAGACGTAACGATCGGAGAAGGGGTTCCAAAGATCATCGTTCCACTGATGGGGACAACTGAAGAAGAACTGCTTAAAGAAGTTGAAACGGTAAATGCGCTACAGCCGCATATCATTGAATGGCGAGTAGATGTTTATGAACAAGTTGAAAGCTTAGAAGCCGTTTCGGATATGATTTCTAAACTTAGAAGTGCTGTACCCAATACTTTGCTGCTTTTCACTTTTAGAAGCCATAAAGAAGGCGGGAACAAGGAAATCAGCGATGAATATTATTTCAAACTTCTTCATGCAGCAATTGGAACGAAGAATATTGATCTTGTCGATGTGGAATTGTTTTTTGAAGAATCATCAGTGAAGGAGACTGTAAAAGTAGCTGAGGAAAATGGCGTATACGTAGTAATGTGTAACCATGATTTCGATAAGACACCAGCAAAAGAAGAAATCATTTACCGATTGCGTAAAATGCAGGAATTTGGCGCCCATATTCCAAAAATCGCTGTAATGCCGCAAACTGTTGGTGACTTACTCGTTTTATTAGATGCAACTTACACGATGAAAACAAAGTATGCCGATCGTCCATTCATTACGATGTCAATGTCGGGCACAGGTCTGGTCAGTCGATTATCAGGCGCGGTGTTTGGATCTGCTTGTACATTCGGTGCCGGAAAAGAAGCATCTGCCCCAGGACAAATTCCTGTTACTCAATTAAGGGATGTATTGGAGATCATTGATCAAAACATTTAA
- the purE gene encoding 5-(carboxyamino)imidazole ribonucleotide mutase, producing the protein MKPQVGVIMGSVSDWETMKYACESLEQLEIPYEKRVVSAHRTPDLLFEYAESAKERDIKVIIAGAGGAAHLPGMTAAKTIVPVIGVPIQSKALNGMDSLLSIVQMPGGVPVATVAIGKAGAVNAGLFAAQILAAFDSDIADRLEALRNETREKVLQSSEQLK; encoded by the coding sequence ATGAAACCGCAAGTTGGGGTTATTATGGGAAGTGTCTCGGATTGGGAAACGATGAAATACGCTTGTGAATCATTGGAACAGCTTGAGATTCCCTATGAAAAAAGAGTCGTTTCCGCCCACCGGACGCCGGATTTACTATTTGAATATGCAGAGAGTGCAAAAGAGAGAGATATTAAAGTGATTATTGCCGGAGCAGGCGGGGCTGCACATCTTCCAGGTATGACCGCCGCTAAAACGATTGTCCCTGTGATAGGCGTGCCAATACAGTCGAAGGCATTAAATGGGATGGATTCGTTATTATCGATTGTTCAAATGCCTGGTGGCGTACCGGTTGCAACGGTTGCGATCGGAAAAGCGGGCGCAGTCAATGCCGGTTTGTTTGCGGCTCAAATATTAGCAGCTTTTGATTCTGACATTGCTGATAGGTTAGAGGCTTTAAGAAACGAAACCAGAGAAAAGGTGTTACAGAGCAGTGAACAACTTAAATAA
- a CDS encoding shikimate kinase — MINKNTSLRMQSIVFIGFMGVGKTTIGQKVARKLYRDFIDIDQEIEKEFKMPTTEIFKKFGEKTFREKEKSVIENFSQQQLKIISVGGGAFLQEDIRNICLSNCIVFYLDLSWEYWKERIGLLIDSRPVLQSRSLEEIEELFYTRQEIYSYHHSKVNTNDLDVDEVADFIVDSLKVAWDIYEPLK, encoded by the coding sequence ATGATTAATAAAAACACATCTTTGAGGATGCAAAGTATCGTTTTTATTGGCTTTATGGGAGTAGGAAAGACGACGATCGGTCAGAAAGTAGCAAGGAAATTATATAGGGATTTTATTGATATAGATCAAGAAATTGAAAAGGAATTCAAAATGCCTACTACAGAAATATTCAAGAAGTTTGGGGAAAAAACTTTTCGCGAAAAAGAAAAAAGTGTGATTGAAAACTTTAGTCAACAACAATTGAAAATCATTTCAGTAGGAGGCGGGGCATTTTTACAAGAGGATATACGGAATATCTGTTTATCCAATTGCATTGTCTTTTATCTGGACTTATCTTGGGAATACTGGAAAGAGAGAATAGGCTTACTAATTGATAGTAGACCTGTTTTACAAAGTCGGTCCCTTGAGGAAATCGAAGAACTCTTTTACACCAGACAAGAAATATACTCCTATCATCATTCAAAAGTGAATACCAATGATCTTGATGTTGATGAAGTGGCAGACTTCATAGTCGATTCATTGAAAGTGGCCTGGGATATTTATGAACCGCTTAAGTAA
- a CDS encoding quinate/shikimate dehydrogenase (YdiB; quinate/shikimate dehydrogenase from Escherichia coli uses both NAD and NAD(P) to convert quinate and shikimate to 3-dehydroquinate and 3-dehydroshikimate) — protein sequence MENLGRINGKTELVGLLATPIGHSLSPAMHNLAFDKLGLNCAYLAFEVGNEQLEDAVKGMRALNVKGFNVSMPNKMKILPYLDELADSAKFSGAVNTVVNVDGKFVGHSTDGMGYTRNLKEHGIDIKGKKMTLIGSGGAATPIAIQSALEGVAEISIFARDDAFFPQAVENVRIINEDMKHLNVKANVYPLENVEQLKAEIATSDILANGTGVGMKPLEGLSVIQDESMLRPDLIVTDVVYIPRKSKLMEQAEAAGATAINGLGMMLWQGALAFELWTGQQMPVDYIKEQLFAE from the coding sequence ATGGAAAATTTAGGACGTATTAATGGGAAAACAGAATTGGTAGGATTGCTGGCAACACCTATCGGACACTCTTTATCACCTGCCATGCATAATTTGGCTTTCGATAAATTAGGCTTGAATTGCGCCTATTTAGCATTTGAAGTAGGAAACGAACAGCTGGAAGATGCAGTCAAAGGGATGCGTGCATTAAATGTAAAAGGATTTAACGTATCCATGCCTAATAAAATGAAAATACTTCCATATCTTGATGAATTGGCAGACAGTGCTAAATTTTCCGGGGCCGTTAATACAGTTGTCAATGTTGATGGTAAGTTCGTAGGTCACAGTACCGACGGAATGGGGTATACCCGGAACCTAAAAGAACATGGTATAGATATTAAAGGCAAGAAAATGACTCTTATCGGTTCTGGTGGGGCTGCTACTCCAATTGCCATTCAATCTGCGCTGGAAGGTGTGGCGGAAATCAGCATTTTTGCTCGTGATGATGCTTTCTTCCCGCAAGCAGTAGAGAATGTACGAATCATCAATGAAGATATGAAGCACTTAAATGTGAAAGCCAATGTATATCCTCTTGAAAATGTTGAACAATTAAAGGCTGAAATCGCAACTAGTGATATTTTGGCAAATGGAACTGGTGTTGGCATGAAACCACTTGAAGGCTTAAGTGTCATTCAAGACGAATCAATGCTGCGTCCTGATTTAATCGTAACCGATGTTGTTTACATCCCACGTAAATCTAAACTAATGGAACAAGCTGAGGCTGCCGGTGCTACAGCTATTAATGGTCTTGGGATGATGCTTTGGCAAGGCGCATTGGCCTTTGAATTATGGACAGGTCAACAGATGCCTGTTGATTACATCAAAGAGCAATTGTTTGCAGAATAA